A window of Anaerohalosphaeraceae bacterium contains these coding sequences:
- a CDS encoding sodium/solute symporter (Members of the Solute:Sodium Symporter (SSS), TC 2.A.21 as described in tcdb.org, catalyze solute:Na+ symport. Known solutes for members of the family include sugars, amino acids, nucleosides, inositols, vitamins, urea or anions, depending on the system.) encodes MGILDVIVFVVFVVCVVGLGLYKSRHEKSGEDYFLAGRGLVWWLIGFSLIAANISSEQFVGMSGNAASHIGMAIASYEWMAAITLVVVAFGFLPYFLRAGIYTMPEFLEYRYNTAARTIMAVTTIFIYMLLLGAVTYSGALTINTMAEEMEMKIVPTVAQASLVIGIIAMLYVAAGGLKACAWADLIQGSALIVGGAVIMIFAFKMLGSVQEASYIEDVSTGAVGLKTFTGSEGALERFVSLNKVRLNMFLPMSDATLPWTALLLGLWIPNFYYWGLNQYITQRTLGSASLAEGQKGIVFSAFMKLLIPFVIVIPGIIAFNLFAPDMKSKAAADNAPVLAKYKMANPNTQLVQVVSEPSPEALAAPTQGTFLVAVFPNQRALKASRIKNPFVLPILKENYDKLQVQSFTVFESDDKSWRTVFPALAAELDQYNAAVRESARASNAKITTEKFLGYKYDSALGQLLSKVLPKKSGLVGFVLAALLGAIVSSLAAMLNAASTIFTMDIYKKYLVPNASQQAVVTLGRICVVVFTAVAIFLAPQLGNPKISNSIFTIIQESQGFLSPGVLAVFVFGLVVRRAPAVCGVAGLVTNFFVYGGLKYVSTFGKLMENQVMAFLIGNFLNRMAISFLVCLLVMALITAAKPLTQPIEFRQNTTIQLHSSRGAAVAGVVVVVLTLLLYVIFSPLGLAR; translated from the coding sequence ATGGGGATTCTGGATGTAATTGTTTTTGTTGTTTTTGTCGTCTGTGTCGTGGGGCTGGGGCTCTATAAAAGCCGCCATGAAAAGTCCGGAGAGGATTATTTTCTGGCTGGTCGGGGTCTGGTTTGGTGGCTGATTGGATTTTCTCTGATTGCCGCCAATATTTCCTCCGAGCAGTTTGTCGGAATGAGCGGAAACGCCGCCAGCCATATCGGAATGGCCATTGCCAGTTATGAATGGATGGCGGCCATTACGCTGGTTGTGGTGGCTTTTGGTTTCCTGCCTTATTTCCTGCGGGCGGGCATTTATACAATGCCGGAGTTTCTCGAATACCGCTACAACACGGCCGCCCGCACCATCATGGCGGTAACGACCATTTTCATTTACATGCTTCTGCTGGGGGCGGTGACCTATTCCGGGGCCCTGACCATTAATACCATGGCCGAAGAAATGGAAATGAAAATCGTGCCGACCGTGGCGCAGGCCTCGCTGGTGATTGGAATTATTGCGATGCTGTATGTGGCGGCGGGCGGGCTGAAGGCCTGCGCCTGGGCCGACCTGATTCAGGGAAGCGCTCTGATTGTCGGCGGGGCGGTCATTATGATTTTTGCCTTTAAGATGCTCGGCAGTGTCCAGGAGGCCTCCTATATTGAGGATGTCAGCACGGGGGCTGTCGGCCTGAAAACCTTTACGGGCAGTGAAGGGGCACTGGAGCGGTTTGTCTCGCTCAATAAGGTCCGGCTGAATATGTTTCTGCCGATGAGCGATGCGACCCTGCCCTGGACGGCGCTGCTGCTGGGGCTGTGGATTCCGAACTTTTATTACTGGGGGCTGAATCAGTACATTACCCAGCGGACGCTCGGTTCGGCTTCGCTGGCGGAAGGGCAGAAGGGCATTGTTTTTTCGGCCTTTATGAAACTGCTCATCCCGTTTGTCATTGTGATTCCCGGCATTATCGCCTTCAACCTGTTTGCCCCGGATATGAAGTCCAAGGCGGCGGCGGACAATGCCCCGGTTCTGGCCAAATACAAGATGGCTAATCCGAATACGCAGCTGGTTCAGGTTGTTTCAGAGCCTTCACCGGAAGCGCTGGCCGCCCCGACACAGGGGACTTTTCTGGTGGCAGTTTTCCCCAATCAGAGAGCTCTGAAGGCCAGCCGAATCAAAAATCCGTTTGTCCTGCCGATTTTGAAAGAGAACTATGACAAGCTCCAGGTCCAGTCCTTTACCGTGTTCGAATCGGATGACAAATCCTGGCGGACCGTTTTTCCGGCCCTGGCGGCGGAACTGGACCAGTACAATGCGGCGGTTCGTGAGTCGGCCCGTGCTTCGAATGCCAAGATTACGACGGAGAAGTTTCTTGGGTATAAGTATGACTCCGCTCTCGGCCAGCTGCTCAGCAAGGTGCTTCCGAAAAAGAGCGGACTGGTCGGGTTTGTGCTGGCGGCTCTGTTAGGAGCGATTGTCAGCTCCCTGGCCGCCATGCTCAATGCCGCTTCCACCATTTTTACGATGGACATCTACAAGAAATATCTGGTCCCGAATGCTTCCCAACAGGCCGTTGTGACGCTTGGGCGTATCTGTGTCGTTGTGTTTACGGCCGTAGCGATCTTTTTGGCCCCGCAGCTGGGCAATCCCAAAATCAGCAACAGCATCTTTACGATTATTCAGGAAAGCCAGGGCTTTCTGTCACCGGGCGTGCTGGCCGTTTTTGTATTCGGCCTGGTAGTACGCCGCGCTCCGGCTGTCTGCGGTGTGGCGGGGCTTGTGACCAACTTCTTTGTGTACGGCGGGCTCAAATATGTTTCGACTTTCGGCAAACTGATGGAGAACCAGGTCATGGCCTTTTTAATCGGCAACTTCCTGAACCGAATGGCCATTAGTTTTCTTGTTTGTCTTTTGGTGATGGCCCTGATTACAGCGGCCAAACCGCTGACACAGCCCATCGAGTTTCGACAGAACACGACAATTCAGCTGCATTCCTCCCGAGGCGCGGCGGTCGCCGGGGTTGTGGTTGTGGTGCTGACGCTGCTTTTGTATGTGATTTTCAGCCCGCTCGGATTAGCCAGATAA